From the genome of Solanum dulcamara chromosome 12, daSolDulc1.2, whole genome shotgun sequence:
ttccacaattcaagtggatctttcactgtcaagtattccatttttaggctttcatctagatgatgacgaaggaaaatcatagcctttgctttatcctgacttgatgctgtatttccttcaattatagcatcaccaagacccttagtggtaaggtgaatttcagcatcaagtacccatgacaaataatttttactagaaatatcaagtgccacaaattccaattttgacaagtttgacatgatgaaaattaatttgaaagtaacaaagataacttaaaaattaaatttctttagtagatatacctgatatagaagttaattttctgaaaaattagagcttcgtgctgataacgtgttataaattaactaacttgacaattttataaaggaagaagaacaagagaatatgtatatagaaagtgttactagagagagtagtaatatagagagagtaatagcaATTCTTTCTCTTatgtgttttgtgtgtttttacattgaagtttaaggctatatttatagccatatttacaagtggaggaaaatattaatgggcattttacccacttaaaaagtaaatggactatccaccattttaagtggacaaccattttacttggttgatattacttggttgataatacttggttgataatacacATCACCTTATTTATGTCATTAAATattcaataaattaaaaagatctACTAGGAAGTAATTAATAGGAAACACTCGACTTTTATTCAACCAACTCATAACGATTACATAATTTAGAAAATTACAACCACAAAAATATTTTGCAGCTCAGTACATATCATAGTGTCATAGATGACACAATATACTTTGTGGCCATAATTTGATCTTAATGCTTCTTCTTAAGCTTCCTCTAGAGCAATTTTGCCACCAATACAATGGTTCTCTTTGCAGCTTGTCATGCAAGGTCCAAACTTGTCATTAAGATCTGCAAAATTCACCCCAAAAAATTAGAGAAACTAAAAGCAACATTAATTTTATTGAGTCGCTCTTGTCTATAGTACATTATAGAACATATGAAGTAGCAAGAAAGGCAAGGAGTGTGTTTGTGTTAGTTACGTACCATTGAGGTATTTGGAACAAATGCCAAGAGAACATCCAACGTTGCAAACAGTTGTAGTAGGGTTTAGAGTTGCAACTTCATCAGAAATTGTTGTAAATGGCGAAAGGCAACCGCCGACACACACAAGTAAGCCCATAATATCACGTGAAGCTGAGAATTTTGTTATACAGTCTAGCGGACATGATCTGTTACAATCAATGAGGCAATTAATAAAGCTATCAGCACTTTTGAAATTTGCAACACATCCTGCCACACAAAATTGGCCAGCCACAAACTTATGATCTGTAAAAACAAGCATTGCAAGGAACAACACTACAACAACTTTCAATGCCATTGAGAGAGTTAATTTGCACTAGAGTTGATCTTGTTATTTGGTTGATGTATGTGAAAATAAGCTTAGCTTCTCAAGTATTTATAGGGGAAATACAAGCATacatacatcatatatattattttttacattATTGTATCTAAAAGATATCTAATTTGTGTGATGGAGAATCAATGGTGGAGATCCTCCTATCCAAAGGGCATATCAATTGAGACTTCTTAGTTCATTGGAAAATTATATCAGGTATATATTTAGGGCGGAATCACAAAGGTTCAATTTTTTAATCTCTTTCGTGGAAAATTAAACTGCGTCTCTGTTTGACCAGTTGATCTCAcaactttgggtgtgcacaagtagacacttaaacttgtataatcTCCCATGGTCTCAGCATTATTTTGATCAGTAACCCAAAGCATTGCAAGAAACAATACCAATACAACTTTAAATGCCATACTTAATTATATGATACTATTGTTATTTCGTTGATGTCAAAAAAAAGGTCCTCACCCTAAACTATTTATGGAGGAAACATATATAAGACTTCTGCTTTTGTATACTAACTATCTATTTTAAATTGCTTCCgcataattttatgaaattattgggtttaggctgacttgtccggtGAAAATGGATAAGTACTATCACGTCCGAATTCGGATCGTGACTCAATCATTCAACTACAATACATACTGATAATAATTTAAGTCATTGGAAAGACTATTGAAtcaccttggttctatcatgcgtTTACTTCTTTATGTTTTAACTTTTTCTTAATGAATATTTGACTTTTTCGTATTTGTTTGACCATCAATATTTACATGTTCTAAATATAAACTTCAATATTTAGAAAAACGGAATGGCATGAAAGACCTTTTTACGTTTATCAGTTTGTCATCCCAGTCCATTTACTTCGAGGAATTTCATCCTGACATATGAACTtgttcaaaattaatattttattttttaattttttttatttgaattatattaaaACTCCTAAAATTTAAGACT
Proteins encoded in this window:
- the LOC129877112 gene encoding uncharacterized protein LOC129877112, producing MALKVVVVLFLAMLVFTDHKFVAGQFCVAGCVANFKSADSFINCLIDCNRSCPLDCITKFSASRDIMGLLVCVGGCLSPFTTISDEVATLNPTTTVCNVGCSLGICSKYLNDLNDKFGPCMTSCKENHCIGGKIALEEA